The sequence TGCATTGTACAAAAACAGTGAAAAATCACAGACAGACAAAAATGGCAGGCCTGGAAGGATTCGAACCCTCAACCCCCGCATTTGGAGTGCGGTGCTCTAACCAGTTCGAGCTACAGACCTGCGTGCGGAGAATATTCTACCCTACTTGCACTCCTTATGCAAGGTGTGCTTATCACAGAACTTGCAGTATTTCTTTTTTTCGAGCTTTTTCGTTGCCTTTTTCTTGTTGACAAAGGTCACGTAGTTGCGATGCTTGCACTCCGTGCACTGAAGACCGACGATATCAGCCATTTGTTTTCACTCCAGACAAAAATAAGTTATCCGGGCGGCCGTGTAAAAGGGCCACCCGGGAATATGCTATTCGATGATCTCTGTAACGACGC is a genomic window of Synergistaceae bacterium containing:
- the rpmG gene encoding 50S ribosomal protein L33 — translated: MADIVGLQCTECKHRNYVTFVNKKKATKKLEKKKYCKFCDKHTLHKECK